In bacterium, a single window of DNA contains:
- a CDS encoding DEAD/DEAH box helicase: MSAFPLSGDRLGALRAELETFTPAVVQRGEGYVEDGRVSALRGEPDRVEATVHGSSDYRVLWWWNGRGWAHECTCPYGAGCKHAYAVASAVLGGGAPAAAPADPLTRLRDARALWERQAALDELLIEAPAASLTPYGPPLEDLLREPDADTRCWRLAAAIAAEADGWVPAPLRPYLERGDVAHRFRDRERAATAAALLEWARQRGAHPPRRLRVVLSLLAGADGAPAIGFEVRLTTPRVHDAPRTVAQLHGLRTESLRDPGLFPPEQASLLSWLADQAQPSAAEWNGTRLQVGRPVALLERVAAAGVGQWGDALDPALAARAGVSPGAPVRVGRADVRVVPANVGAGEELALDLRARWEDGSERALGDVLYVAAEPGAGRGAMVLRDGEAFAVADEPPPALRSRFEREGPLPVPRQERAPLMRTLAEAFPHLRDTLAAHTRVHVVAPSVALDLRGDDWLQLRVFARSGRVPWNPGAPLADDAVVFELSPERGWVRAGRNARPATAFADLGGGAPPPPLPDAAAETAPARGDEAWIELPDPATVSPLAIWVRGLPLTSAARAGAPDANALGWWMRVARRTLEALAEAWEQRPPGVSFFGTSAVRRLLGGSRIGAPRLRVRASGVDWLTVSADWEAEGLRLDEADLAVLRAASGPFVKLDAGWVRRDLIEEHDDAAGLLADLGISLDAGEQRVSVWQLAGASEEGLAHLATLGIDAETLAAVEDLRQRVAAFSGITSVPLPAGLTATLRPYQRHGLDFLAHTARLGLGAVLADDMGLGKTVQALAWLLHLREQDPQGGPALVVCPASVVHNWARETARFAPDLRVLLLTSGKERHALREEIPAHDLVITTYALLRRDLDDWTGVPLRAAVLDEAQFIKNPDAAVARAAQALDARHRLALTGTPLENRALDLWSIMQFCNPGYLGGRAAFVRRIDRPDAPPHVRALLAAKLRPVLLRRSKGAVAPELPPRIEERRDCELTSEQRQLYLAELKRSRSLLAQLDTADRFAKDKLHVLAALTRLRQICCHPALAGGRADLGSGKFDALFEMLEPLLAEGHKVLVFSQFVQCLKLLQAALKARGVRFHTLTGATTKREQVVTGFQDDPEPCVFLISLKAGGTGLNLTAASYVVLFDPWWNPAVEAQAIDRTHRIGQDRTVIAYRMLALGTIEERIWELQQRKASLVRDVLGEGGFSRALTRDDLEYLLADVTAV; the protein is encoded by the coding sequence TTGTCCGCCTTTCCCCTGTCAGGTGACCGCCTCGGCGCGCTGCGCGCCGAGCTCGAGACGTTCACGCCCGCGGTCGTGCAACGCGGCGAGGGCTACGTGGAGGACGGCCGCGTGTCGGCGCTGCGCGGCGAGCCCGACCGCGTCGAGGCCACCGTCCACGGCTCCAGCGACTACCGGGTCCTCTGGTGGTGGAACGGGCGCGGTTGGGCGCACGAGTGCACCTGCCCGTACGGCGCCGGCTGCAAGCACGCCTACGCGGTCGCCAGCGCCGTGCTGGGCGGCGGCGCGCCCGCGGCCGCGCCCGCCGATCCGCTGACCCGACTGCGCGACGCCCGCGCCCTCTGGGAGCGTCAGGCGGCGCTCGACGAGCTGCTGATCGAGGCGCCGGCGGCGAGCCTGACCCCCTACGGGCCGCCACTCGAGGACCTGCTGCGCGAACCCGACGCCGACACCCGCTGCTGGCGGCTCGCGGCGGCCATCGCCGCCGAGGCCGACGGCTGGGTACCGGCGCCGCTGCGGCCGTACCTCGAGCGCGGCGACGTCGCGCATCGCTTCCGCGACCGCGAGCGCGCCGCCACCGCCGCGGCCCTGCTCGAATGGGCGCGCCAGCGCGGCGCCCATCCGCCGCGCCGGCTGCGCGTCGTGCTCAGCCTGCTGGCCGGCGCCGACGGCGCGCCGGCGATCGGCTTCGAGGTCCGTCTGACCACGCCGCGGGTGCACGACGCGCCGCGCACCGTCGCCCAGTTGCACGGCCTGCGCACCGAGAGCCTGCGCGATCCCGGGCTCTTCCCGCCCGAGCAGGCGAGCCTGCTGAGCTGGCTCGCCGACCAGGCGCAGCCGAGCGCCGCGGAGTGGAACGGCACCCGCCTGCAGGTCGGGCGACCGGTGGCGCTGCTCGAGCGGGTCGCCGCCGCCGGCGTCGGTCAATGGGGCGACGCGCTCGATCCGGCGCTGGCGGCGCGCGCCGGCGTCAGCCCGGGCGCGCCGGTGCGGGTCGGCCGCGCCGACGTCCGCGTCGTGCCCGCCAACGTCGGCGCCGGCGAGGAGCTGGCGCTCGATCTGCGCGCGCGCTGGGAGGACGGCAGCGAGCGCGCGCTCGGCGACGTGCTCTACGTGGCCGCCGAGCCGGGCGCCGGCCGCGGCGCGATGGTGCTGCGCGACGGCGAGGCCTTCGCGGTCGCCGACGAGCCGCCGCCGGCGCTGCGCAGCCGCTTCGAACGCGAGGGGCCGCTGCCGGTGCCGCGCCAGGAGCGGGCGCCGCTGATGCGCACCCTCGCCGAGGCGTTCCCGCACCTGCGCGACACGCTCGCCGCCCACACCCGCGTGCACGTCGTGGCGCCGTCGGTGGCCCTCGACCTGCGTGGCGACGACTGGCTGCAGCTCCGCGTCTTCGCGCGCAGCGGCCGCGTGCCGTGGAATCCGGGGGCGCCGCTGGCCGACGACGCCGTCGTCTTCGAGCTCTCGCCGGAACGCGGCTGGGTGCGCGCCGGTCGCAATGCCCGCCCGGCCACCGCGTTCGCCGACCTGGGCGGCGGCGCGCCGCCGCCGCCGCTGCCCGACGCGGCGGCCGAGACCGCGCCGGCGCGCGGCGACGAGGCGTGGATCGAGCTGCCCGATCCGGCGACCGTGTCGCCGCTCGCCATCTGGGTGCGCGGGCTGCCGCTGACCAGTGCGGCGCGCGCCGGCGCGCCCGATGCGAACGCCCTCGGCTGGTGGATGCGGGTCGCGCGGCGCACCCTCGAAGCGCTCGCCGAGGCCTGGGAGCAGCGGCCACCGGGCGTCTCGTTCTTCGGCACCAGCGCCGTGCGCCGGCTGCTCGGCGGCAGCCGCATCGGCGCGCCGCGGCTGCGCGTGCGCGCCAGCGGCGTCGACTGGCTGACCGTCTCGGCGGACTGGGAGGCGGAGGGCCTGCGCCTCGACGAGGCCGATCTCGCCGTCCTGCGCGCCGCCAGCGGTCCGTTCGTGAAGCTCGACGCGGGCTGGGTGCGGCGCGACCTGATCGAGGAGCACGACGACGCCGCCGGGCTGCTCGCCGATCTCGGCATCAGCCTCGACGCGGGCGAGCAGCGGGTCAGCGTCTGGCAGCTCGCCGGCGCCTCCGAGGAGGGCCTGGCGCACCTCGCCACCCTCGGCATCGATGCCGAGACGCTGGCCGCGGTCGAGGACCTGCGACAGCGGGTCGCCGCCTTCAGCGGCATCACGTCGGTGCCGCTCCCGGCCGGCCTGACGGCGACCCTGCGACCGTACCAGCGCCACGGCCTGGATTTCCTCGCCCACACCGCGCGCCTCGGCCTCGGGGCGGTGCTCGCCGACGACATGGGCCTCGGCAAGACCGTGCAGGCGCTGGCCTGGCTGCTGCACCTGCGCGAGCAGGACCCGCAGGGCGGTCCGGCGCTGGTCGTGTGTCCGGCGTCGGTGGTGCACAACTGGGCCCGCGAGACGGCCCGCTTCGCGCCCGACCTGCGGGTGCTGCTGCTGACCAGCGGCAAGGAGCGGCACGCCCTGCGCGAGGAGATCCCGGCCCACGACCTGGTGATCACCACCTATGCCCTGCTGCGCCGCGACCTCGACGACTGGACCGGCGTGCCGCTGCGCGCCGCGGTGCTCGACGAGGCGCAGTTCATCAAGAACCCGGACGCCGCCGTGGCGCGGGCCGCGCAGGCGCTCGATGCCCGCCATCGCCTGGCGCTCACCGGCACGCCGCTCGAGAACCGCGCCCTCGATCTGTGGAGCATCATGCAGTTCTGCAACCCCGGCTACCTCGGCGGGCGCGCCGCCTTCGTGCGCCGCATCGACCGGCCGGACGCGCCGCCGCACGTGCGGGCGCTGCTCGCTGCCAAGCTGCGGCCGGTGCTGCTGCGCCGCAGCAAGGGGGCGGTGGCGCCGGAGCTGCCGCCGCGCATCGAGGAACGGCGCGACTGCGAGCTCACCAGCGAGCAGCGCCAGCTCTACCTCGCCGAGCTGAAGCGCAGCCGCTCGCTGCTCGCCCAGCTCGACACCGCGGACCGCTTCGCCAAGGACAAGCTGCACGTCCTCGCCGCGCTCACCCGCCTGCGCCAGATCTGCTGCCACCCGGCGCTCGCCGGCGGCCGCGCCGATCTCGGCTCGGGCAAGTTCGACGCCCTGTTCGAGATGCTCGAGCCGCTGCTCGCCGAGGGCCACAAGGTGCTGGTGTTCTCGCAGTTCGTGCAGTGCCTGAAGCTGCTGCAGGCGGCGCTCAAGGCGCGCGGCGTGCGTTTCCACACCCTGACCGGGGCGACGACGAAGCGGGAGCAGGTCGTCACCGGGTTCCAGGACGATCCCGAGCCGTGCGTCTTCCTGATCTCGCTCAAGGCCGGCGGCACCGGTCTCAACCTCACCGCCGCGTCGTACGTGGTGCTCTTCGACCCGTGGTGGAACCCGGCCGTCGAGGCGCAGGCGATCGACCGCACGCACCGCATCGGCCAGGACCGCACGGTGATCGCCTACCGCATGCTCGCCCTGGGCACGATCGAGGAGCGCATCTGGGAGCTGCAGCAGCGCAAGGCGTCCCTGGTGCGGGACGTGCTGGGCGAGGGCGGCTTCTCGCGGGCGCTGACGCGGGACGATCTCGAGTATCTGCTGGCGGACGTCACGGCGGTGTGA
- a CDS encoding SDR family oxidoreductase codes for MHGRVCLITGASSGIGRATALALARMGAELVLLCRDPAKGEAAAAEARAAGAPRVDLLLADLARQAEVRRAAAAFLASDRPLHVLINNAGVVNVRRSVTPDGIETTFAVNHLAAFLLTTLLLERLRASAPARVVNVASEAHRFAPLDFDDLQNTRRYRVMRVYGQSKLANILFTSELARRLAGSGVTANSLHPGAVATGLGTNNGGWARGLIRLLRPFFRAPDDGAATSVHLATAPQLAAVSGRYFANCREKAPSRAARDAEAAGRLWAVSEAMTARRPPAG; via the coding sequence ATGCACGGCCGCGTCTGTCTGATCACCGGCGCGTCGTCGGGGATCGGCCGGGCGACGGCGTTGGCGCTGGCGCGCATGGGGGCCGAGCTGGTCCTGCTCTGCCGCGACCCGGCGAAGGGAGAGGCGGCGGCGGCGGAGGCGCGCGCCGCGGGCGCGCCGCGGGTGGATCTGCTGCTCGCCGACCTCGCCCGCCAGGCCGAGGTGCGGCGGGCCGCCGCCGCGTTTCTCGCCAGCGACCGACCGCTGCACGTGTTGATCAACAACGCCGGCGTGGTCAACGTGCGGCGCAGCGTCACCCCCGACGGCATCGAGACCACCTTCGCCGTCAACCATCTCGCCGCCTTCCTCCTCACCACGCTGCTGCTCGAACGGCTGCGCGCCAGCGCGCCGGCGCGGGTCGTCAACGTCGCCTCGGAGGCGCACCGGTTCGCGCCGCTCGACTTCGATGACCTGCAGAACACCCGCCGCTACCGGGTGATGCGGGTGTACGGCCAGTCGAAGCTGGCGAACATCCTCTTCACCAGCGAGCTGGCGCGGCGCCTCGCGGGCAGCGGGGTGACCGCCAACAGCCTGCATCCGGGGGCGGTGGCCACCGGCCTCGGCACCAACAACGGCGGCTGGGCGCGCGGCCTGATCCGCCTGCTGCGCCCGTTCTTCCGCGCCCCGGACGACGGCGCGGCCACCTCCGTGCACCTCGCCACCGCGCCGCAGCTCGCCGCCGTCAGCGGCCGCTACTTCGCCAACTGCCGCGAGAAGGCGCCGTCGCGCGCCGCCCGCGATGCCGAGGCCGCCGGCCGCCTCTGGGCGGTGAGCGAGGCGATGACGGCGCGCCGCCCGCCGGCCGGGTGA
- a CDS encoding alpha/beta hydrolase: MRGIDHRFVEANGIRFHVAECGGGDKLALFLHGFPELWYSWRFQMPLLARLGYRAWAPDLRGYGRSERPARMEDYAIETLVEDVAALIDAAPARETVLIAHDWGGLIAWAFAMRRPRPLSRLVVMNLPHPACFERELRTWRQLRRSWYALLFQLPYLPEALLRARNYRAIGEAFRASAVDKSRFPDEVLQRYRDSAAGPGALTAMLNYYRAYGRGGGGARQRARGYPQIDIPTLLIWGEEDVALAKETTHGTEAYVRDLTLRYLPRVSHWVQQEAPETVNAMLDAFLTGRPVPEAAEIATAGAVAERR, encoded by the coding sequence GTGCGCGGCATCGACCATCGCTTCGTCGAGGCGAACGGCATCCGTTTTCACGTCGCCGAGTGCGGCGGCGGCGACAAGCTGGCCCTCTTCCTGCACGGCTTTCCGGAGCTCTGGTACTCCTGGCGCTTCCAGATGCCGCTGCTGGCGCGGCTCGGCTACCGCGCCTGGGCGCCCGATCTGCGCGGCTACGGCAGGAGCGAGCGGCCGGCGCGGATGGAGGACTATGCCATCGAGACGCTGGTGGAGGACGTCGCCGCGCTCATCGACGCCGCGCCGGCCCGCGAGACGGTGCTGATCGCCCACGACTGGGGCGGGCTGATCGCCTGGGCCTTCGCCATGCGGCGGCCGCGCCCGCTGTCGCGCCTGGTGGTGATGAACCTGCCGCATCCCGCCTGCTTCGAGCGCGAGCTGCGGACGTGGCGGCAGCTCCGCCGCTCCTGGTACGCGCTGCTCTTCCAGTTGCCGTACCTGCCGGAGGCGCTGCTGCGGGCGCGCAACTACCGCGCCATCGGCGAGGCCTTCCGCGCCTCCGCCGTGGACAAATCGCGCTTTCCGGACGAGGTGCTGCAGCGCTATCGCGACAGCGCCGCCGGTCCGGGAGCGCTCACCGCCATGCTCAACTACTACCGCGCCTACGGCCGCGGCGGCGGCGGCGCCCGCCAGCGGGCGCGCGGCTATCCGCAGATCGACATCCCGACCCTGCTCATCTGGGGCGAGGAGGACGTCGCCCTCGCCAAGGAGACGACCCACGGCACCGAGGCGTACGTCCGCGATCTCACCCTCCGCTACCTGCCGCGGGTGTCGCACTGGGTGCAGCAGGAAGCTCCGGAGACCGTCAACGCCATGCTCGACGCCTTCCTCACCGGTCGGCCCGTGCCGGAGGCGGCCGAGATCGCAACGGCGGGCGCGGTGGCGGAACGCCGCTGA
- a CDS encoding DMT family transporter has translation MSRAARAYLGLSFTSLLWAGAFIAGKLVTAELTPLAAAGLRHLAATLVLLPFAWRMRRAANLRAALPSLAVMAVCGGVLYQWAFMAALQRTSATNAALLVALNPALTVLLAPLVGEALTAGRVAGILLALAGATVVITHGDLAILAGLAAARGGDLLALAAACLWAIFNLASRGAVAHLPHAMTNAVTYGVGSLVTLSLALPTAPFAQLAAASAPTIAALAFLVVFASVLAGQLFLFGVHSVGVGRTVVFVYLVPVLTALLSALLLGEPLLPSQVLGGALVLLGVAVTTRARDVRRPSAVRGPLLLDAER, from the coding sequence ATGAGCCGCGCCGCTCGCGCCTACCTCGGGTTGTCGTTCACCAGTCTGCTGTGGGCCGGCGCCTTCATCGCCGGCAAGCTGGTGACCGCCGAGCTGACGCCGCTGGCGGCGGCCGGGCTGCGGCACCTGGCGGCGACGCTGGTGCTGCTGCCGTTCGCCTGGCGCATGCGGCGCGCCGCCAATCTGCGCGCCGCGCTGCCGTCGCTGGCGGTGATGGCGGTCTGTGGCGGGGTGCTGTACCAATGGGCGTTCATGGCGGCGCTGCAGCGCACCAGCGCGACCAACGCGGCGCTGCTGGTGGCGCTGAACCCGGCGCTCACCGTCCTCCTGGCACCCCTGGTCGGCGAGGCGCTCACCGCCGGGCGGGTCGCCGGCATCCTCCTCGCCCTCGCCGGGGCCACGGTGGTGATCACCCACGGCGACCTCGCGATCCTGGCCGGCCTGGCGGCGGCCCGCGGCGGCGATCTGCTGGCGCTCGCCGCCGCCTGCCTGTGGGCGATCTTCAACCTGGCGTCGCGCGGCGCGGTGGCGCACCTGCCGCATGCGATGACCAACGCCGTCACCTACGGCGTCGGCAGCCTGGTGACGCTGTCGCTGGCGCTGCCGACCGCGCCCTTCGCGCAGCTCGCCGCCGCCTCGGCGCCCACCATCGCGGCGCTGGCGTTCCTCGTCGTCTTCGCCTCGGTGCTCGCCGGCCAGCTCTTTCTCTTCGGCGTCCACAGCGTCGGCGTCGGGCGCACCGTGGTCTTCGTCTATCTGGTGCCGGTGCTGACCGCGCTGCTCTCGGCCCTGCTGCTCGGCGAGCCGCTGCTGCCGTCGCAGGTGCTGGGCGGCGCCCTGGTGCTGCTCGGCGTCGCCGTGACGACGCGCGCTCGCGACGTCCGCCGTCCCTCGGCGGTGCGCGGCCCGCTGCTGCTCGACGCGGAGCGCTGA
- a CDS encoding nuclear transport factor 2 family protein translates to MSDEADRAAITALIMGYAERLDAGDLAGVAGYFADATYRSAQGGAYRGAAAVRAVLERVVILYDGVPRTQHVTTNLVIELAGDAATARSRFTVLQAAPGAALQPIVAGRYHDRFARHADGAWRFADRLIFMDLVGDLGRHLRTG, encoded by the coding sequence ATGAGCGACGAGGCCGACCGGGCGGCGATCACGGCGCTGATCATGGGCTACGCCGAGCGCCTCGACGCCGGCGACCTGGCGGGGGTGGCCGGCTATTTCGCCGACGCCACCTATCGCAGCGCCCAGGGCGGCGCGTACCGCGGCGCCGCGGCCGTGCGCGCGGTCCTGGAGCGGGTGGTCATCCTCTACGACGGCGTGCCGCGCACCCAGCACGTCACCACCAACCTGGTGATCGAGCTGGCGGGCGACGCGGCGACGGCGCGTTCGCGCTTCACCGTCCTCCAGGCGGCGCCGGGGGCGGCGCTGCAGCCGATCGTCGCCGGCCGCTACCACGACCGCTTCGCGCGCCACGCCGACGGCGCGTGGCGCTTCGCCGATCGCCTGATCTTCATGGATCTCGTCGGCGATCTCGGCCGCCACCTGCGGACCGGCTGA
- a CDS encoding wax ester/triacylglycerol synthase family O-acyltransferase translates to MPRYAYDQLTFLDNSFLIMEAPNAPMHIAGTATFEAGTLVGPDGGLDIDAIRAYVASRLHLIPRYRQRLATLPLQQRPIWVDDPHFNIHYHVRHTALPRPGDERQLKRLAARIMAQHLDRSKPLWEIWFIEGLEGDRFAMVSKIHHCMVDGVSSVDLLNVLLQLEPSSEIHQAPEWIPRPAPTVMDLAAETVEQLTTLPRSLGDAVRRTISDAQDPRSDLRARLRAARDAFADVRTVSATPLNRPIGPHRRFDWLRMPLAEIKAVKNALGGTLNDVVLATVSGAIRRFLERHRVDVDHLDFRVMAPVSVRSTDERGTLGNRVSAWMVPLPLDERDPRAALTRIRETTEQLKEKKEAMGAEVLAQVGEWTPSTLLSLASRMLTRALPFNLVVTNVPGPQLPLYLMSARMLDNFGLIPLTDYLCLGIVLFSYDGQLCWGFTCEWDLLPDLHDFVLDIRAAFAELQDAAAAVAAPPRLTRPARARRHKRHEAPPRRAAHSRAGRRRE, encoded by the coding sequence ATGCCCCGCTACGCATACGACCAACTGACCTTCCTCGACAACTCCTTCCTCATCATGGAAGCGCCGAACGCGCCGATGCACATCGCCGGCACGGCCACCTTCGAGGCCGGAACGCTGGTCGGACCCGACGGCGGTCTCGACATCGACGCCATCCGCGCCTACGTCGCCTCGCGCCTGCACCTCATCCCGCGCTACCGGCAGCGCCTCGCCACCCTGCCCCTGCAGCAGCGGCCGATCTGGGTCGACGACCCGCACTTCAACATCCACTACCACGTGCGCCACACCGCCCTGCCGCGCCCCGGCGACGAGCGCCAGCTCAAGCGCCTGGCGGCGCGCATCATGGCGCAGCACCTCGATCGCTCGAAGCCGCTGTGGGAGATCTGGTTCATCGAAGGGCTCGAGGGCGACCGCTTCGCGATGGTCAGCAAGATCCACCACTGCATGGTGGACGGCGTGTCGAGCGTCGACCTGCTGAACGTGCTGCTGCAGCTCGAGCCGTCGAGCGAGATCCACCAGGCGCCGGAGTGGATCCCGCGGCCGGCGCCGACGGTGATGGACCTCGCCGCCGAGACGGTCGAACAGCTCACCACCCTGCCGCGCTCGCTCGGCGACGCCGTGCGGCGCACGATCAGCGACGCCCAGGACCCGCGCTCGGACCTGCGCGCCCGCCTGCGCGCGGCGCGCGACGCCTTCGCCGACGTGCGCACGGTGTCGGCGACGCCGCTCAACCGGCCGATCGGCCCGCACCGCCGCTTCGACTGGCTGCGCATGCCGCTCGCCGAGATCAAGGCGGTCAAGAACGCGCTCGGCGGCACGCTCAACGACGTCGTGCTGGCGACGGTGAGCGGCGCCATCCGCCGCTTCCTGGAACGCCACCGGGTCGACGTCGACCATCTCGACTTCCGGGTCATGGCGCCGGTCAGCGTCCGCAGCACCGACGAGCGCGGCACCCTCGGCAACCGCGTCTCCGCCTGGATGGTGCCGCTGCCGCTCGACGAGCGCGATCCGCGCGCCGCGCTGACGCGGATCCGCGAGACCACCGAGCAGTTGAAGGAGAAGAAGGAAGCGATGGGCGCCGAGGTGCTGGCGCAGGTCGGCGAGTGGACGCCGTCGACCCTGCTCTCCCTCGCCTCGCGCATGCTCACCCGCGCCCTGCCGTTCAACCTCGTGGTCACCAACGTGCCCGGGCCGCAACTGCCGCTCTACCTGATGAGCGCCCGCATGCTCGACAACTTCGGCCTCATCCCGCTCACCGACTACCTCTGCCTCGGCATCGTGCTGTTCAGCTACGACGGCCAGCTCTGCTGGGGGTTCACCTGCGAGTGGGACCTGCTGCCCGACCTGCACGATTTCGTGCTCGACATCCGCGCCGCCTTCGCCGAGCTGCAGGACGCCGCCGCCGCGGTCGCCGCGCCGCCACGGTTGACGCGGCCGGCGCGCGCGCGTCGGCACAAACGACACGAGGCGCCACCGCGCCGCGCCGCGCATTCGCGCGCCGGACGGCGTCGGGAATGA
- a CDS encoding TauD/TfdA family dioxygenase, which yields MIPYRTTVISPEGLPLCIEPSDDADVGRLCDWLRAHPDWVQEQLTAHGALLFRGFPIDDAPTFERVARAIDDHLKNEYLGTSPRNGLTDYVFTASELPPFFPIPEHCEMSFVAQPPQRVFFCCLLAPPANSGETPLVDFRAVWRDLDPAVRQRFETGGIRIVRNYAGPGGGATLDLWQLKRWDEMFLTTDKAAVEAKCRAEGFEVQWGPKDRLRLISTQPVHRDHPRTGERVWHNHTQVFHLSAAPGEYRRIAALRPTLRHRLLAKVAEMMVALQRRLRSSEQQAMHCTYLDGREISDADMEHVRDVIWRHLVITPWQRGDVLAIDNCSVAHGRLPYRGPRQVAVAWA from the coding sequence ATGATCCCGTACCGCACCACCGTGATCAGCCCCGAGGGCCTGCCGCTCTGCATCGAGCCGAGCGACGACGCCGACGTCGGCCGCCTCTGCGACTGGCTGCGCGCCCACCCCGACTGGGTGCAGGAGCAGCTCACCGCCCACGGCGCCCTGCTCTTCCGCGGCTTTCCGATCGACGACGCGCCGACCTTCGAGCGCGTCGCCCGCGCCATCGACGACCACCTGAAGAACGAATACCTCGGCACCTCGCCGCGCAACGGCCTGACCGACTACGTCTTCACCGCCAGCGAGCTGCCGCCCTTCTTCCCCATCCCCGAGCACTGCGAGATGAGCTTCGTCGCCCAGCCGCCGCAGCGGGTCTTCTTCTGCTGCCTGCTGGCGCCGCCGGCGAACAGCGGCGAGACGCCGCTGGTCGACTTCCGCGCCGTCTGGCGCGACCTCGACCCCGCGGTGCGCCAACGCTTCGAGACCGGCGGCATCCGCATCGTCCGCAACTACGCCGGCCCGGGCGGCGGCGCGACGCTCGACCTGTGGCAGCTCAAACGCTGGGACGAGATGTTCCTCACCACCGACAAGGCCGCCGTCGAGGCCAAGTGCCGGGCGGAGGGCTTCGAGGTGCAGTGGGGACCCAAGGACCGTCTGCGCCTGATCAGCACCCAGCCGGTGCACCGCGATCACCCGCGCACCGGCGAGCGCGTCTGGCACAACCACACCCAGGTCTTCCACCTCTCCGCGGCGCCGGGCGAGTACCGCCGCATCGCCGCCCTGCGGCCGACGCTGCGCCACCGCCTGCTGGCGAAGGTGGCCGAGATGATGGTCGCGCTGCAGCGCCGCCTGCGCTCGTCCGAGCAGCAGGCGATGCACTGCACCTACCTCGACGGCCGCGAGATCAGCGACGCCGACATGGAGCACGTGCGCGACGTCATCTGGCGCCACCTGGTGATCACCCCCTGGCAGCGCGGCGACGTGCTGGCGATCGACAACTGCTCCGTCGCCCACGGCCGCCTGCCCTACCGCGGCCCGCGCCAGGTCGCCGTGGCGTGGGCCTGA
- a CDS encoding epoxide hydrolase: MRIEPFRIAVDDSVLADLRDRLARTRFPDEIPGSGWGYGTELAYLRELVAYWRDRYDWRAAEARLNALPQFRAEVGGLGIHYIHVRGRGPRPFPLVITHGWPGSVAEFVDIVGPLADPAAHGGDPADAFDVVCPSMPGYGFSDHPREPGMDPERIAALWAELMQGLGYARFGAQGGDWGSMVSTYLGYRHAPRVAGVHLNMVVAFPPDPANPADGLTQEELIPLMEAQQFLKEETGYQRIQGTKPQTLSYALNDSPAGLAAWIVEKFRTWSDCGGDIERRFSKDQLLTNIMLYWVPETANSSCRLYCETMRNAKFPPTDFRVEVPTGCAIFPRELIRPPRRWVEKLYNVTHWTPMPAGGHFAAMEEPALLVQDIRAFFRALRA; encoded by the coding sequence ATGCGCATCGAACCCTTTCGCATCGCCGTCGACGATTCCGTGCTCGCCGATCTGCGCGACCGCCTGGCGCGGACGCGATTCCCGGACGAGATCCCGGGCTCCGGCTGGGGCTATGGGACCGAGCTCGCGTACCTGCGCGAGCTGGTCGCCTACTGGCGCGACCGCTACGACTGGCGCGCCGCCGAGGCGCGGCTGAACGCGCTGCCGCAGTTCCGGGCCGAGGTCGGCGGTCTCGGCATCCACTACATCCACGTGCGCGGCCGGGGGCCGCGGCCGTTTCCGCTCGTCATCACCCACGGCTGGCCGGGCTCGGTGGCCGAGTTCGTCGACATCGTCGGCCCGCTCGCCGACCCGGCGGCGCACGGCGGCGATCCGGCCGACGCCTTCGACGTCGTCTGTCCGTCGATGCCGGGCTACGGCTTCTCCGACCATCCCCGCGAGCCGGGGATGGATCCGGAGCGCATCGCGGCGCTGTGGGCCGAGCTCATGCAGGGGCTCGGCTACGCCCGCTTCGGCGCCCAGGGCGGCGACTGGGGGTCGATGGTCAGCACCTACCTCGGCTACCGCCACGCGCCGCGGGTCGCCGGCGTGCACCTCAACATGGTCGTCGCCTTTCCCCCCGATCCCGCCAATCCGGCCGACGGCCTGACGCAGGAGGAGCTGATCCCGCTGATGGAGGCGCAGCAGTTCCTCAAGGAGGAGACCGGCTATCAGCGCATCCAGGGCACCAAGCCGCAGACCCTGTCCTACGCGCTCAACGACTCGCCGGCCGGGCTGGCGGCGTGGATCGTCGAGAAGTTCCGCACCTGGAGCGACTGCGGCGGCGACATCGAGCGCCGCTTCAGCAAGGACCAACTGCTCACCAACATCATGCTCTACTGGGTGCCGGAGACCGCCAATTCCTCCTGCCGCCTGTACTGCGAGACGATGCGCAACGCGAAGTTCCCGCCCACCGACTTCCGCGTCGAGGTGCCGACCGGCTGCGCCATCTTTCCGCGCGAGCTGATCCGCCCGCCCCGACGCTGGGTGGAGAAGCTCTACAACGTCACCCACTGGACGCCGATGCCCGCCGGCGGCCACTTCGCCGCCATGGAGGAGCCGGCGCTGCTGGTGCAGGACATCCGGGCCTTCTTCCGCGCCCTGCGGGCGTGA